aaatcccAAATTAAATGGCcagtgcataaattaattcacCGTTCCTCTGCCTTTCGCCCAAATGACACAAATACCATATCAGTGGCTTTCGGCGAAGTTCAAGTTGAGGGTCAAGTGGCGGACACTAATGAGATTCGAGActgcgaaaataaaaacacttacCCACACGATCGAAAACTGAACTCAAGACAGAAACTAGTTTCTGCACAGCAACCAGAAAGTTGCAATGTGCCAAGCCACCGTTGTGGCGTATGCAAAGTGGGTTTCTAAAGCGAAACAAGGCTTGAGCACCGACTTTGACCAGTTATAACATTGGACGTTGAACGTTGCAACTTCCAACTGGCAACTACTATACTTGCAACGTCACTTCGACTGGCCAGATTCGCTTTCATTTGCGGCCGAAGCTAACAAACGgccgatgacgacgacgatgacgacttCAAAGACATCTATCTCGTCacgaaagaaagaaagaaaggcTCGTGGCGCGGTGATCAAActggaaaattggaaaaacggCGAGGAAATTTTATAAAGGCACAATGATAGCACACTTACTGCACAGTTGTCGGTTGGCCGTCGAACGCGAAAGTGAAAAGTTGCATTTCCCCCGACCTTGGGATAGTGAGAGTAAAAGTGCAATGGCTGTGCTAAGGATATACTTTTTGCTCCTCCTCTATTTACAACTAAGTCAGGCCATCAAAGTGGAGAGTGCGAGCAAGGAAGGTGTTTCGAGTAGCACTCCAAGTCCTTCTGCTTACAGAGTATCAAAGCCCGAGCCCAAGAAACCGGAGAACAGGGTTCCACCGCATTTGCAGGACATACGTCCTGGTTACGTCGACGATGATGCGGGGGATGTGATCAGGATTATTGAGCCTCCTCAGCACTTTCAGCAGCTGAAACGGCTGCGTCAACGGCAACCTTCCAATACACCTGTTGTCTGGGAACAACCGCGGAAATTGGCCACCAATAGGGTGAAAATCTTGCCCCAAGGAGACCTCCTCACTCAGGAAACCCAGATTCAAAATGGTCCTAACCAGCTGCAAATACCCATGGAAATCTTGGCTTCTGTGCGGAAAACAGAGCGTCTCTTGCAAAGGCAAAGACAAAAGTCAAAGTTTCCGCTGGTTAGACAACGACATATTCAGCGACAGAGTCACACGTTAATAGCCCAAAAGACCCTGGAGCAGCAGCTCTACGAACGTGGCCAGCAGCAAAGGCTAAGAGCGGTGCTAAGTCGCAATCAGGAGCTCAAGAgaagcaaaagaaacaaaagagAGGTGCCTGGAAAATCGAAGCAGCCTTATAATGTACAAAAGGGTCTGAAGCTGGTGGCGCACATTGGGGATCTACTGAAAAATGCCACACAATTTCTACCCGACGAGGGTGTCACCAATGAGGTGAAGAGGTCACCAACTTGCAGCAATGCAGCCATCTGCGACAATCGGCGACGTCGCCAAAGACTATTCAAACAACAAGCCAAGTCAGCAGAGCGGGAAAAGATTAAGGAGAGGCGGCGCAACTTCCGGAATAAAGAGGCAACAACCACAGTAGCACCAACAACCAAGGCGACAGCGActacgacaacaacaaccactggCAAATCGGTGTTTTCAAGTGCCAATTCACTTGCGGA
This genomic interval from Drosophila teissieri strain GT53w chromosome 3L, Prin_Dtei_1.1, whole genome shotgun sequence contains the following:
- the LOC122617980 gene encoding uncharacterized protein LOC122617980; this encodes MAVLRIYFLLLLYLQLSQAIKVESASKEGVSSSTPSPSAYRVSKPEPKKPENRVPPHLQDIRPGYVDDDAGDVIRIIEPPQHFQQLKRLRQRQPSNTPVVWEQPRKLATNRVKILPQGDLLTQETQIQNGPNQLQIPMEILASVRKTERLLQRQRQKSKFPLVRQRHIQRQSHTLIAQKTLEQQLYERGQQQRLRAVLSRNQELKRSKRNKREVPGKSKQPYNVQKGLKLVAHIGDLLKNATQFLPDEGVTNEVKRSPTCSNAAICDNRRRRQRLFKQQAKSAEREKIKERRRNFRNKEATTTVAPTTKATATTTTTTTGKSVFSSANSLAETSATPLASRLVNSRKSKSQSPNYNRNSNWGRSDDSILYADVMSNIRQLWQEHDQLAGPKFIAPGEVANNTDYRALDVYLKQLDDLAKKLPTAAPISGLNREELQRATPTPSWYLINAEGGIFETRLDSQTKPSSSLFHRFPDMPNQNQSVSTLDLE